One Glycine soja cultivar W05 chromosome 2, ASM419377v2, whole genome shotgun sequence genomic region harbors:
- the LOC114373532 gene encoding uncharacterized protein LOC114373532, whose protein sequence is MLTKKNWYIHSDKIVVEGNCSAVIQRILPPKHKDPGVVTIPCSIGEVPVGKDLIDLVASINLMPLSMCQRLGEIKIIPTHMTLQLADRSIARPYGVIEDVLVKVKHLIFPADFVVIDIEEDADIPLILGHPFMSTASSVVDMGKKMLQMAIEDQKINFDLFHEDKEPPNRNVYFKVHVMDERRPEKKDHHLFTC, encoded by the coding sequence atgctgACAAAGAAGAACTGGTACATCCACAGTGACAAAATTGTGGTGGAAGGCAATTGTAGTGCTGTGATTCAACGCattcttccacctaagcacaaagatcctggagtTGTCACGATACCGTGTTCCATTGGAGAGGTTCCTGTAGGAAAAGATCTCATAGACTTGGTAGCTAGTATCAACTTAATGCCTCTTTCCATGTGCCAGCGACTTGGGGAGATAAAGATAATACCTACACACATGACCCTCCAGTTAGCTGATCGCTCCATCGCAAGACCATATGGAGTGATTGAggatgttttggtgaaggtgaAACACCTTATATTCCCAGCTGATTTTGTTGTGATAGACATAGAAGAGGATGCTGatattcctctcattcttggtCACCCATTCATGTCTACTGCAAGCTCTGTAGTAGATATGGGAAAGAAGATGTTGCAAATGGCCATAGAAGATCAGAAAATCAACTTTGATTTATTTCATGAAGATAAAGAGCCACCTAACCGAAATGTCTATTTTAAAGTTCATGTGATGGACGAAAGAAGACCTGAGAAGAAGGACCACCATCTCTTCACGTGCTAA